The nucleotide window CGGATATACCGACCTTCATATCGTCGCCGTCAACGTGGGGTGGGAAGCGGCGGTGCGCCGGTTGCTTCAAGGGGTTTTTGCGAAGCACACCATCCGCCGGATTGCAGGACTGTTCTCTCAGAAGACGATTCCCTGGGAGTTTGTAAACCTGATTGAGCCGGACCCATCGCGTCGGGTTCGGCTTCGTATTTCTTACAGCCGGCTGGCGGACCTCCATCCGGCGGACCTGGCTGACATTCTTGAGGAGTTGAGCCGTGACGAGCAGAAGTCAGTAATCGAATCGTTGGATGACGAAACCGCTGCCCAAGCCGTCTCAGAAATTCCGACGAGGATGCAGGTGGCCCTGCTGGAAAGCATCCCCGCCAGCCGCGCGGCTGACATCGTGGAGGAGATGCCGCCCGATGAAGCGGCCGACGTCCTCCAGGAGCTTCCGCCGGAGACTTCGGCCCAAGTCCTGGCCAATATGGAGAAGGAGGAAGCCAAGGAAGTCCGGAATCTTTTGGGGTTCGAGGAAAACACCGCGGGTGGATTGATGACGACCGAATTCATCGTGGTCGGGGACCTGGCCACCGTGGAAGCCGCCGTCGCAGCATTGAAGGCATTTGATGGCTCGATGGAGTCGGTGCATGCCATCTACCTGATCGACCCCAACGCCACCTTGACTGGAGTCGTGCCTTTGGCGCGAATCTTACTGGCGGAGGCCAGCACCCCTCTGCGGGGGCTTTCGATGGATCCGGTCATCTCGGTCCCGTTTCACGCGGATGACAAAGCGGTCGTGACCTTGTTCAATAAGTACAATCTTCTGACCCTTCCCGTGGTCGATGACAACGGCCGCATGCTGGGAGTGGTCACAGCCGACGATGTGCTGGAGATTCTCATCACCAACCATTAATCATGGACTGGCCGGTGTAGGATGATGATCACGCGGAGTTTTCGACGCTATCGACGCTCTATTTTGATCTTCCTGGCCGTGCTGGGCCCCGGGATCATTACGGCCAATGTCGATAACGACGCCGGGGGAATCTACACCTATTCCGTGGCCGGAGCTCACTTTGGCTATACGCTGTTGTGGACGCTCATCCCCATCACGGTGGCTTTGGTGGTGATTCAGGAAATGGTGGCCCGGATGGGAATCGTCACGGGCAAGGGATTGGCCGACCTCATCCGGGAAGAATACGGGTTCCGCACCACCTTCTTCCTGATGGCGTTGTTGTTGGTGGCCGATTTGGGCAATACGATTTCTGAGTTTGCCGGTTTGGCTTCGGGGATGTCCATCTTTCATGTGAGTCGCTACATCGCCGTTCCGTTGGGAGCCCTGCTGGTGTGGGTGCTGGTTGTGAAGGGGACGTACCGGATCGTTGAAAAGGTCTTCCTGGCCGCCTGCGTGTTTTATGTGGCCTACGTCATCTCAGGCTTCCTGGCGCATCCCAACTGGAAGGTCGCCATGATCAGTACCGTCAAGCCCTCCCTGCATTTTGATTCCGGTTCACTTTACATGGTCATCGGCTTGGTGGGAACGACCATTGCACCCTGGATGCAGTTCTATCTGCAGTCTGCGGTGGTGGAGAAGGGAACTAAACTCAAGAACTACATGCAATCGCGATGGGATGTCATCATTGGTTGCATTATTACTGACGTTGTGGCTTTCTTC belongs to Terriglobia bacterium and includes:
- a CDS encoding CBS domain-containing protein translates to MIYFTELENLPIFDARGEYLGRLVDLGINPSQNPLQVATYYVRSPKKELLSITQAQLPSISVRAAQTRVPAEDLGSYTPEEDLIRIKKDVLDQQIIDVNDQKVVRVNDVDFDIRPSDGYTDLHIVAVNVGWEAAVRRLLQGVFAKHTIRRIAGLFSQKTIPWEFVNLIEPDPSRRVRLRISYSRLADLHPADLADILEELSRDEQKSVIESLDDETAAQAVSEIPTRMQVALLESIPASRAADIVEEMPPDEAADVLQELPPETSAQVLANMEKEEAKEVRNLLGFEENTAGGLMTTEFIVVGDLATVEAAVAALKAFDGSMESVHAIYLIDPNATLTGVVPLARILLAEASTPLRGLSMDPVISVPFHADDKAVVTLFNKYNLLTLPVVDDNGRMLGVVTADDVLEILITNH
- a CDS encoding Nramp family divalent metal transporter, encoding MMITRSFRRYRRSILIFLAVLGPGIITANVDNDAGGIYTYSVAGAHFGYTLLWTLIPITVALVVIQEMVARMGIVTGKGLADLIREEYGFRTTFFLMALLLVADLGNTISEFAGLASGMSIFHVSRYIAVPLGALLVWVLVVKGTYRIVEKVFLAACVFYVAYVISGFLAHPNWKVAMISTVKPSLHFDSGSLYMVIGLVGTTIAPWMQFYLQSAVVEKGTKLKNYMQSRWDVIIGCIITDVVAFFIIVACAATIYVNGHGEISNAGDAALALRPLAGRAAAALFAFGLCNASLFSACILPLATAYYVCEGLGFESGINKRLHEAPTFYSLFTGLIVLGGLAVLVLSEQKQVPIILLSQVANGIILPFVLIFMLRLSNRKDLMGDYRNTRGFNIIAWVTCVVMIALTALLAISAFFPKYIPK